In Hyla sarda isolate aHylSar1 chromosome 9, aHylSar1.hap1, whole genome shotgun sequence, the following proteins share a genomic window:
- the LOC130291071 gene encoding actin-associated protein FAM107A-like isoform X1: protein MSRTPEEQSLAKTIDRQWGLSPPIPPQCRISQELWMWAKCQVLSTLRMPFAIAASLPVLKKAAGKEDSCESMLPKTFPPYKSDNPMKSSRTHQELHRELLLTCKKGLALHSKPELLRVLEKRRTERQEGLNTKTSHCPLQQELHKWQLRREEREQKSTKSDGPDVHEFLLVRQNLRKSTTRDAQSPPPPIS from the exons ATGTCACGGACCCCCGAGGAGCAAAGCCTCGCCAAGACCAT TGACCGGCAGTGGGGACTGAGTCCGCCCATCCCACCGCAGTGCAG GATATCCCAGGAGTTATGGATGTGGGCCAAATGTCAGGTCCTGTCTACACTGCGGATGCCCTTTGCAATTGCCGCCAGTCTGCCAGTTCTTAAAAAAG ctgcagggaaagaggatTCCTGTGAGTCCATGCTTCCCAAGACCTTCCCTCCCTACAAGTCTGACAATCCTATGAAATCTTCACGGACCCACCAGGAGCTGCATCGAGAACTGCTGCTCACATGCAAGAA GGGCCTGGCCCTACACAGTAAGCCTGAACTACTCCGTGTATTGGAGAAGAGGAGGACTGAACGGCAGGAAGGTCTGAACACCAAGACGTCTCATTGTCCCCTACAGCAGGAACTACACAAATGGCAGCTGCGAAGAGAAGAG AGAGAGCAAAAATCTACCAAAAGTGATGGTCCAGACGTCCACGAGTTTCTACTAGTCAGACAGAACCTTCGGAAATCCACAACACGAGATGCCCAGAGCCCACCACCACCTATCAGCTGA
- the LOC130291071 gene encoding actin-associated protein FAM107A-like isoform X2 yields MWAKCQVLSTLRMPFAIAASLPVLKKAAGKEDSCESMLPKTFPPYKSDNPMKSSRTHQELHRELLLTCKKGLALHSKPELLRVLEKRRTERQEGLNTKTSHCPLQQELHKWQLRREEREQKSTKSDGPDVHEFLLVRQNLRKSTTRDAQSPPPPIS; encoded by the exons ATGTGGGCCAAATGTCAGGTCCTGTCTACACTGCGGATGCCCTTTGCAATTGCCGCCAGTCTGCCAGTTCTTAAAAAAG ctgcagggaaagaggatTCCTGTGAGTCCATGCTTCCCAAGACCTTCCCTCCCTACAAGTCTGACAATCCTATGAAATCTTCACGGACCCACCAGGAGCTGCATCGAGAACTGCTGCTCACATGCAAGAA GGGCCTGGCCCTACACAGTAAGCCTGAACTACTCCGTGTATTGGAGAAGAGGAGGACTGAACGGCAGGAAGGTCTGAACACCAAGACGTCTCATTGTCCCCTACAGCAGGAACTACACAAATGGCAGCTGCGAAGAGAAGAG AGAGAGCAAAAATCTACCAAAAGTGATGGTCCAGACGTCCACGAGTTTCTACTAGTCAGACAGAACCTTCGGAAATCCACAACACGAGATGCCCAGAGCCCACCACCACCTATCAGCTGA
- the LOC130290701 gene encoding RIB43A-like with coiled-coils protein 2 isoform X2, whose amino-acid sequence MYKLDLPIDPKEVAAIERRRNREQQRQSQIFNAKARTIGVDVAVLEKQVEERRMMERTEKAREEAFDADREQYDKVALMLEEREQQMSHDLDRAVQNYRQQHQKPETRREYDLYDPDALKKDRPARVSDHDPRCGPATLQMFAGEDLNEKKRRELQTDMTKKWLTEQIDERKRKETQQMYADNLYDRKRVELDERAQHLSKMEEECRRAVNMATTNFNQASAMEVVERRRLQKQQEEDNNFAEIYNHLTGDILTENPAVAVSAFGPQRVVPDRWKGMSPEQLKAILDIQKEQCQENQRLKEEEKRQNMEWDRQRILATRAAMNLEQQEQEYNKEIRKRLDGYNQQLSREQKAHLEYLEKVIYTNNPTAHYHSQFNTTSR is encoded by the exons ATGTATAAGCTGGACCTCCCCATAGATCCCAAAGAAGTCGCTGCTATTGAAAGGCGAAGAAACAGAGAGCAACAAAGACAGAGCCAAATCTTCAATGCCAAGGCTCGGACAATTGGG GTGGATGTGGCCGTACTGGAGAAGCAAGTGGAAGAAAGGAGGATGATGGAGAGAACGGAGAAGGCTCGGGAGGAGGCATTTG ATGCAGACAGAGAACAATATGATAAAGTTGCTCTgatgctggaagagagagagCAGCAAATGTCTCACGATCTAGACCGAGCCGTCCAGAATTACAGGCAACAACATCAGAAGCCTGAGACCCGGAGAGAATATGACCTTTATGATCCAGACGCACTAAAGAAGGACAGGCCCGCCAGAGTGAGCGACCATGACCCCAGGTGTGGACCTGCCACCTTGCAGATGTTTGCTGGAGAAGATCTGAATGAGAAGAAGCGCAGAGAACTGCAGACAGATATGACCAAAAAATGGCTGACTGAGCAGATAGATGAAAGGAAGAGGAAAGAAACACAGCAAATGTATGCAG ATAATTTATACGACAGAAAGAGAGTGGAGCTGGATGAGAGAGCTCAACACCTGAGCAAGATGGAAGAAGAGTGCCGCAGAGCAGTGAACATGGCCACCACTAATTTTAATCAAGCCTCG GCCATGGAGGTGGTGGAGCGCAGGAGACTGCAGAAACAGCAAGAAGAAGATAATAATTTTGCAGAGATTTATAACCACCTGACAGGAGACATATTAACAGAGAATCCTGCGGTGGCAGTCAGCGCCTTTGGTCCACAACGTGTTGTGCCAGATCGATGGAAGGGCATGAGCCCAGAGCAGCTGAAAGCCATCTTAGACATACAGAAGGAGCAATGCCAAGAGAATCAG AGACTGAAGGAAGAGGAGAAGCGGCAGAACATGGAGTGGGACAGGCAGAGAATCCTGGCTACACGTGCCGCAATGAACTTGGAACAACAAGAACAGGAATACAACAAAGAAATAAGGAAGAGGCTGGACGGGTACAACCAGCAGCTGAGCCGAGAGCAGAAGGCACA TCTAGAGTACCTGGAAAAAGTGATCTACACCAACAACCCGACTGCTCACTACCACAGTCAGTTCAACACTACCAGCCGCTGA
- the LOC130290701 gene encoding RIB43A-like with coiled-coils protein 2 isoform X1: MNPGRLSNIYHILPHYTAMYKLDLPIDPKEVAAIERRRNREQQRQSQIFNAKARTIGVDVAVLEKQVEERRMMERTEKAREEAFDADREQYDKVALMLEEREQQMSHDLDRAVQNYRQQHQKPETRREYDLYDPDALKKDRPARVSDHDPRCGPATLQMFAGEDLNEKKRRELQTDMTKKWLTEQIDERKRKETQQMYADNLYDRKRVELDERAQHLSKMEEECRRAVNMATTNFNQASAMEVVERRRLQKQQEEDNNFAEIYNHLTGDILTENPAVAVSAFGPQRVVPDRWKGMSPEQLKAILDIQKEQCQENQRLKEEEKRQNMEWDRQRILATRAAMNLEQQEQEYNKEIRKRLDGYNQQLSREQKAHLEYLEKVIYTNNPTAHYHSQFNTTSR; this comes from the exons CCATGTATAAGCTGGACCTCCCCATAGATCCCAAAGAAGTCGCTGCTATTGAAAGGCGAAGAAACAGAGAGCAACAAAGACAGAGCCAAATCTTCAATGCCAAGGCTCGGACAATTGGG GTGGATGTGGCCGTACTGGAGAAGCAAGTGGAAGAAAGGAGGATGATGGAGAGAACGGAGAAGGCTCGGGAGGAGGCATTTG ATGCAGACAGAGAACAATATGATAAAGTTGCTCTgatgctggaagagagagagCAGCAAATGTCTCACGATCTAGACCGAGCCGTCCAGAATTACAGGCAACAACATCAGAAGCCTGAGACCCGGAGAGAATATGACCTTTATGATCCAGACGCACTAAAGAAGGACAGGCCCGCCAGAGTGAGCGACCATGACCCCAGGTGTGGACCTGCCACCTTGCAGATGTTTGCTGGAGAAGATCTGAATGAGAAGAAGCGCAGAGAACTGCAGACAGATATGACCAAAAAATGGCTGACTGAGCAGATAGATGAAAGGAAGAGGAAAGAAACACAGCAAATGTATGCAG ATAATTTATACGACAGAAAGAGAGTGGAGCTGGATGAGAGAGCTCAACACCTGAGCAAGATGGAAGAAGAGTGCCGCAGAGCAGTGAACATGGCCACCACTAATTTTAATCAAGCCTCG GCCATGGAGGTGGTGGAGCGCAGGAGACTGCAGAAACAGCAAGAAGAAGATAATAATTTTGCAGAGATTTATAACCACCTGACAGGAGACATATTAACAGAGAATCCTGCGGTGGCAGTCAGCGCCTTTGGTCCACAACGTGTTGTGCCAGATCGATGGAAGGGCATGAGCCCAGAGCAGCTGAAAGCCATCTTAGACATACAGAAGGAGCAATGCCAAGAGAATCAG AGACTGAAGGAAGAGGAGAAGCGGCAGAACATGGAGTGGGACAGGCAGAGAATCCTGGCTACACGTGCCGCAATGAACTTGGAACAACAAGAACAGGAATACAACAAAGAAATAAGGAAGAGGCTGGACGGGTACAACCAGCAGCTGAGCCGAGAGCAGAAGGCACA TCTAGAGTACCTGGAAAAAGTGATCTACACCAACAACCCGACTGCTCACTACCACAGTCAGTTCAACACTACCAGCCGCTGA